CCTTGTTCGTTAGGTgcagctataaatagtgagctctattATCATTGGAGGGGACACGGATTTTCTTGCAAACATACGCTACACTCTATTCAAAGCTgaatataattttatctttttgttTACTGATATCGTTGTTATTGTCCCCGAAATCCCTGTTCCCAAAATTGCTATTTCTGCTATTGTATCTCCATTTCAAGGCTAAGTATTGCATTTTTGTCTAATTCATCTATTATCTTAGGATCAAActaattcacttgtctataaaacACACATAAATTCAACTGTGccattttacgggtaaataaTTAGGAGGAAATTAAGTTCATTAAAAATAGATTATTAAATTAGTGGACTCATATTTGGTTCttcatatgtatttctcttttcatttctagTTTTATCTTATAGAATTTATTTTTGAATACAGAATAAGAACAATTTGTTGACACTTTTAAGTTACCTTCCATGGATGAAGGAGTCTGCACCGTCTTGGGATAGAAATTACGATTTGGGGAAGTAGGATTGAAGTGTAAAGTACTAAATAAACTAGTAGTAGTTTGTTTTACCAAAGTCTTTACTATTTCATGTTAGGAGTATCATTAATTTCTAAGACTTGGTTGGTTCTGAGCTTCAAATTGAATTTTGTTGAGTATTGAGATTTTGATGATTACCAAAGTTTGTTTAAATGCAATTATTCAAAGAACCAGGTCCTCAATGTAGCCAGCTCCTATGATAAAGGACCAGCTCCTCTGGTTGATGATTGTACGTCTCTGCAAGATAGAAACTTTATCTTAAAGTTATCCAGGTCCGAGTGTGGTGGAAGAAGGCTGCTACATGTGATAAAGGGTTGTTGCTTAAGAAGATACGAATAATTCAGTCAGGGACAAGAGTCCCAAAGCTTGTGGAGTCCCTGGAACAGTAAGAGTCCTATCAAAGGAGAAGCTGACTATGTATAGGACTCCTAGATGATCTTaagtttatgtgtttaaatactatcTACTTTGGACTTCTGATTTTATCATTTCACACATCAACTAAAGAATCATATGTTGCTGACTCTAGTCGAGTACTAGTATTGTATTCTTATTGAGTCAGTCTAGCAAATGTGTTTTAGGAAGTTGAGTTGTAATCAAGTGTCACAAACAATTATTGAGTTGGAGTGAGTGTTTGCTTTACAAGTTAGAGTAACTTGTAAATCAAATAGTCATAGTAGGAGTACTGGAGAGTGTTAAATTACAGTCTTGTAATTGATACATTTTTGCCTCATTGTTCTAGTTGAACTGAAGTTGAAAATCCTatgtagtaggtcgtggttttttcaccttttgagccgggtgaTTTTTTACGTAAAAATCGATGTATTTACTTTACTACTTACTTTACTTCAAGTTTAAGGAATAAGGTAAAGAACCAAGTCCTTTAGTAAATCATACGGGAactcaaactaacaattggtatgaGAACATGTTCTCTCTCACATACGGTTAACACCTAGAGAGATCTTGGAAGCAAGATGAGTGCTCCACCTGGAATTAGTGAAGGATAATCAACTATCAGATAACCCCTGTTCAATGGAAAATATTAAAGTTGGTGGAAAGCAAGATTGGAAGTCTTCCTAACAGCTGAAGACTATGAACTGTGGACCATATTGAATCAAGGTCCTATGATTCCCACTAAACAAAATGCACAAAATGAAACAGTTCCTAAGTACCCCTTTGAATTTGTGGCAGTAGATTTCAGAATGATGGAGAAGAATACAAAGGCTAAGAATACCCTTATCTGTGGACTTGGTCATGATGAGTCCAATAGAATCTTTATGTTCTCTAATGCAAAGCAGATATGGGATGCACTCTAAACTGCTCATGAGCGAACAAACCAAGTGAAGAGATCAAGGATAGAACTATTATGAGAAACTATGAGCTATTCTCCATGAAGGAGTCTTAGCCCTTCCAGGATATGATGACTAGGTTTACCATAATAACTAATGAACTAAAATCACTTGGAAAGGTGTTTACCTCAAAAGAGTTGGTCAGCAAAGTTATAAGGATCCTTCCAGCTTCATGGGAATCAAAAGTCACAGCAATCCAGGAAGCCAAGGAGCTGGACAAAATTTCACTTGATGAGTTGGTTGGAAATTTAAAGACTCATGAAATAAGAAAGCTAGAACTATGCAAGGAAGAACCAAAGAGGGATAAGGCCTTGGTTCTTAAAGCATATGAGGAAGATGAATCTGACAACGATGACCCTGACCTAGCAATATTTTCCAAGTTTAAGAGGTTCATGAAGAACTCAAAAAGTGCATCCAAGAGAGAGACCAGCGGTAAGCCTAAGCAGATCGACAAAGCTAATTATGATAGGTGCTACAAGTCTAGCAAGCTAGATCACATGAGCAAGGACTGCCCAATGTGGGCAATTGAGTTGAGGAAAGAACGAGTTGAAAAAGAAACATGAGAAGATGAGAGAAAAGGGTTCCAACAAAGGAAAATCCTAGGTAAAGGATTCACTAAAGCAATGAAGCAAGCCTTCTTGGCAGCATATGAGGATAGTCAAAGTGATAAAGAGGAAGAAAAGGATGACGAGGCTATAAGTATCTATGTTGTAATTGATGAACACCGAGCTGTGGAAATAGAGCCCCCAGTACATCTTGGAATGCACATTGGAAGACCTCATTTGTTTGATGGACACCACTGTAACGAATGGAAGCTACGCATGGAAACATTTCTTCAAGACACTGACTTTGAGCTATGGGTAATTTTCAGTCATGGACCAATTCTCCGGACCAAAATGGATAGTGCAGGTAACAATTGCAACAAGAGATAAGAGGAATACAATGATGAAGATCGTCAGCTAGTCCAGAAAAATGCTAAAGCAAAGGACCTACTCTACAGAAGCTTATCCAGAAACATTATTTTCAAAGTGTCCTCTTGCATTTCTGCTCATGATATTTGGAGGACCTTGGAATCGGACTTTGGAGATGAAAACATCgaagtggcattgatgacaaTTGAAGAATCTCAAACAGAAGAAGAACTGATCGGAATGATGTCCATGAGTGATTCAGAAATTGAAGATGAAACAAACTAGGTAAGTATCTCTAACTTGAAGGAAAACATTCCTGTTGTGTCTAAAAAAACAATTGATGGCCATAATTGTGACCTTGATGAGTGAATGATAAAATGAGTACTGGAAATGATCAGTTATAAGCAATATTTCATGTGTCAAACTTGATCTCAAAGAGCTTGAATCTGACAAAGCTAACAAACAGGAACAGGTCAAAGACCTTAAGAACCAGGTTCATGAGCTTACATCTAAGAATGATAACTCTCCAAATATACATGGTAAGGAAAAAATGAGTGATTTGCGGGATAAGATTGAAGTGGATTAAAAAGGGGTAAAGATAATCTTTGTGATGCTGAATGTAGGAATAAGATCCTGCAAGAAAACCTAGAAAAAGCTAATTATGAACTCTCTAGACTAGCCAAATGGCATAGATCTTCTGATGCCTTGAATTGGATGAATGAAAACTGTAGCTCTAACAAATTCATAATTGGCTATAGAAAACCTGTCCTTAAGTTTGACGTAAAGTATGAGGAATTTCTAATAATAACATGTGCACTCATTTTTGGAATGGTGGAACACTTTAGATATATTTGTCCTGCCTTAATTCATGCCCAGTTTAGAAGCACCTTTAGTATTGCTAAAAATGTGAATAAGGAAGAGTAGCCAAAAGCCAAGTCTCTTGTCCATACTAAGTGGATTAAGGTTAATAAGAAAATAGCTTCTAATCCTTCCCATTTTGGGCAAGAAGAGATCTAATTCATCTTTTTTTCAACAAAAACGGACCCTAACTTGTTTGGGTTCCCAAAAATAACTTGTGATTTCTAGTGCATGCTAAAGTTAGAGTGAACAATCAATACTGGAATCTAGATAGTGGATGCTCAAGACATATGattggagaaaagaaaaaaattctcTGACTTACAGCCTTCCAAGGAGGGAGTGTGTCATTTGAAAATGGGAAAAAGGCCAGATAACAGGTATTGGCAAGGTTGGTAAGTCACTCTCTTATAGTATAGAAGATGTGTATTATGTGGTAGGCCTTAAACACAATCTTTTTAGCATTTTTCAAATGTGCGACAAAGGAAATGAAGTAAAATTCAATTCCAAAATCTGCGTTGTCACTAAGCTTGATACTGATGAAGTTGTGTTAAAAAATAAGAGACATAACAATATCTACAAGATATTGATTATTTCACTTCCCTAGAGTGAGCACACATGCTTGAGTGTAGTGGAAGATGATCCACTACTATGGCATAGAAGACTAGGCCATGCCAGTCTCTCTCAACTCAATAAGTTAGCAGTAAAGGTCTTGGTCCTTGGTCTAAAAAAAGTTGAGTTATCCTCAGACAAGGTGTGTGATGCCTGTGTTAGAGGAAAATATGTAAGGTCATCTTTTAAATTAAAAAGGTTGTCAGTACCTCTAAATCTTTGGAACTCTTTCAAATGGACCTATATGGACCAATGAGAGTAAGGAGCTGAGGAGGTAAGAGGTATGTTTTTGTGATTGTTGATGACTTCTCTAGGTATGCCTGGACTTTGTTTTTGAGATctaaagatgaaacctttgatATTTTCTGTGTATTTGTCAGAATGATTCAACAAAAACTGGCATGCAATGTATTAAGTATAAGAACAAACCATGGAACTAAGTTTGAAAATTCCAAATTCCTTAAGTTCTATAGCTCACATGGTATTGACCATAATTTCTCTATACCTagaactccacaacaaaatggggtTGTAGAAATAAAGAATAGATCCCTAGAAGACATGGGGAGGACCATGTTGATTTCTAGTGGACTACCTAAGAGTTTCTAGGCTAAGGCAGTCGATACTTTCTGTTACCTGCTAAACAGATGCATGGTCAGACCCATTCTTGAGaaaactccctatgagttacttcaAGGAATAAAACCCAACATCACTCACTTGAGAGCCTTTGGGTGCAAATGTTTTATGCATAATAATGGAAAATAAGCTCTAGGTAAGTCTGATGACAGAAGTGATGAGAGAATTTTCTTGGGTTACTCTCCACATAGTAAGGCCTATAAAGTTCTTAATACAAGAACTGTGTGTGTAGAAGAAAATATTCATGTTATCTTTGATGAATATAACAATTTAGCTAAGAAAAGTCTGCAGGATGAAGATTATGACATAGGACTCACTGGTGATGGAGTTACAAAGGAAGCCGAACCTTAATATGAAGATGGATTCGAAGACCACAAGGAAATTGACAGTGATCATGAggaacaagaaaaagaaagaactaCTCTAACTACTAACCAGACTGATGAAGCCATACCTACTGAACATGTTCCTTTGGGTCATTCCTTGGGAGAATCTTCTCTGGGTATACAGATCAGACCATAGAAGCATTAAAGTTTACATCCTCTTGGGAATATCATCTCTGATCCAAATGCAGGAGTGCAAACCAGGTCTTCTCTAAGAAATATATGTGCACTCACAGCATTACTCTCACAGGTTGAACCTAAGAATCAAGGAAGCCCTAGTGGATCTAGACTGGAATATAGCCATGCAAGATGAGCTAAACCAGTTTGAAAGAAGCAAGGCCTAGCACTTGGTACAAAAACCCAAGAACAGAACTATCATAGGTACCAGATAGGTGTTCAAAAACAAGCTGGATGAACAAGGAAATAtcacaaggaacaaggccagaTTAGTAGTATAGGAATACAATTAAAAGGAGGGCATTGACTATGATGAGACATTTGCACATGTAGCTAGAATGGAAGCTATAAGAATGTTGATAGCCTTTGTTGCTCACATAGAGTTCACCTCATATCAGATGGAAGTAAAGAGTGCTTTCTTGAATGGTTATCTGAAGGAGGAAGTGTTTATCAAACAACCTCCTGGATTTGAAAGTGAAGAATTTCCTGACTATGTGTTCAAGCTAGATAAAGCTCTTTATGGACTGAAACAGGCTCCAAGAGCTTGGTGTGAAAGACTCTCAAAGTTTCTCTTAGCCAACAACTTTGTAATAGGAAAGGTGGACAACACTCTATTTCTAAGGAGCAAAGGTATTATGATTGTGCAAGTGTATATGGATGACATTATATTTGGGGCTACTAATGAAGCAATGTGCAAGGAATTTGCTGAGATGATGGGaaatgagtttgaaatgagcatgatgggtgaaTTGAACTTTTTTCTGGGGCTGCAAATCGAGCAAACACCTACTGGAACCATGATACATATACAGAAATACATCAAGGAACTATTAAAGAAGTTTAACATGGACTCCTCTAAATCCATTGACACTCCATTGCCACCGCAACAAAACTAGACCTTGATGAAGAAGGGAAAAATTGTTTAACAAAATCTATATAGAGGAATGATTGGGTTACTGTTGTGCCTCACAGCAAGCAGGCCTGATATTGTATTCAATATAAGACTGTGTGCAAGATTTCAggcaaatcccaaggaatctcacatAAAGGTTGTtaagaggatactaagatatctcaAGGGGACTCTGGACCTCTGCCTATGGTATCCCAAAGGTACAACTTTGATCCAGTTGGTtatgctgatgctgactatgcatGTTTTCATATTAACAAGAAAAGCACTTCAAGAACAACTCATTTTCTAGGTTCTTGTCTAGTATCTTAGGGAACAAATAAGCAAAACTCAGTGGCCTTATCTAcagctgaggctgaatatgtggCAACAACATCCTGTTGTGCTCAGCTGTTATGGATAAGACAACAGCTACGGGACTATGGTATTTTTGTTAATTGTGTTCCCATTTTCTATGATAACATCAGTGCCATAAATATTGCTAAAATCCATATCAGTACAAGAGAACCAAGCACATTGACATTAGACACCACTTTCTCAAATACAATGTTGAAAAGAGGAATATCtcaattattttttgtaaaactgaAGATCAAATTGCTGATATTTTTACTAAAGCTCTGAGTAGGGATCACTTTGAAGGGAACAGACTAGAACTTGGTCTAATCAATTCTTCCAACTAAGTTGAACCCCAGTGATTGACTAGAAAAGGTATAATTAGATGTACATAATTAAGTACAATATATTTGATTCAGCTTCGTGCTTGTATTAAGCACGCACACACTTACTTGGAAAATTTGCTTGATAATTATATTGTATGATACTAATGTGAAGTGTTGAAGCTTTATTGCAGAAACAAGTAAGGAGCTACTAAGGAATTGTTTCTTCGACTCAGGTACGTGCCATATTGTCTTAATTCACTGAGACTTAATATCCTAAAATTATTGCTATGTTCAGACTTCTAATTCAGTTGGCATCAGTTCTAGTTGTCTTCTAGTCAAAGAGTAATGGGGAATCCTAGAGCAATTAAAGTTCAATTACTCCTGAAATCGTAACAGTCAAAGTAATCATTATAAGAGTCCCGTTAGAAATCAAATTTAGTCACCTTCTCTTTTCCAGTCAAATCAAGAGTAACATCTTTAAAAGGCCTTTATGATCAGCTTCCCAGACCTTACTatttctctcaaaccctaagcaaGAATCAAGAGCAAACATCAAGAACCAATTCTCTTCTTTCCCTTCATCAAGTCTCTTCTTTGATCACCATGTCTAAATCTAGCCAAACTCTTTCTAAAGCCAAATTATCATCCAAGGCTTAAGCAAAATCCAAAAACATGAAGcccaaatcaaagaaaaatgtCAAATCATCAAGTGAACCAGCACCAGCACCAACTCCTTCTCCTTAGATATCCTCTACTGTACCTACATCATTATCTCATGTTCCTACTACTCTCACCATCCCCACCTCCACTGCATCCCCACTTCTAAAACTAACCACTCATGCATCTTAGCCTCCTACAAAAAATACCTCTAAGTCAACCAAGGTCAAGGCTACTCCAAGAAAATCAGTTAAGAAAGTGTCTGATACTACTACTCAAGTAGACACAGCAGTCAAGGAAGTTATGGTTCAGGGGGAATTAGTGCCAGTCATTACTAATAAAGTATAAATTCCTCCTTCAAAAGTAGATGTGTTGGTATCTGCTATAGATATTGCACCCTTATACACTCTCTCACCCACGAGTGAGAAACCACAATTGGAGGAATTCATTGTAGAAAAGGGTGCAAATAATCTGGGGAAAAAGGTAGATACTACTACTATAGTACATGTGGTTGAGGGGGAAGGAAGTAAATAACCAAAACAAAAGGAGGTATCTAATGGTCTTTCATTTAGTTGGGCGGAGGATGGGGATGATAATGAgggtgaaaaagaagaagaagccatGGACAATCATGAGGAGCATAATGCTCAAGACATAGCTaatgaagaagaaaagagtgaGAATGAGGGAGAGTTTGGAGATGAGAAGGAGAGTGATACAGATGATAAGATAGGTGAACAAGTAAATGATTCTGTAAAAGTAGAAATTTATAGTAAAGAAGATGACAATTATGAGAGTGGGGGTTAAGATTAAGAAAAAGTAAGTGATAGTGAAGGAGTGGATGAAGAAAGTAAGGAAGAGAATGATAATACGAGTGAGTAATCTGACGGCTCTCTGACCATTGGGAACACAGTTATAGCCCCTTCAGAAGAAACTAGTGAATAGAAAAGGACTCAAAAACCTAGGCCTTTGTTAACTCCTTTCACTGGAGATGAAGAGGTAGTAGTGTTGAAGATGACTTGCCATTGTCAGAGGTAGGGAAGAAACCCAGGAAAACTCCTATGAAAGAAACAAAATCAGTAGTCCCAACAGGGAAAGAAGTGGCTCCTCCTTCCAGGAATCCTCTTACAAGGAGTAAAAGAAAGGATGTTGATGAACAAATCATTAAGGAGTCAAGAAGTTCCAAGAAACCAAGGAAAAAAGCTTCAATTGTGGACCCTGTGGTTGAGCTGGATGGAGAAAATGAGTCTGCTTTGCCAGCTAAGTCCTCTACACAAAAGAGAAAGGTTGCCAAAGCTACAAATACTGCTACCCCTTCTGCAAGGGTCAGTGGAGGAAAGATGAAAGAATATGACAACTACCATTGATagactcacaaagttcaggaactGAAAAGTGCTTAATAGGAAGATTCTTGCAAACACTTATGAGAAGGGGATGGCTCAACTGGTAGAAAAACTTGAGCTACAGGGATGGAAGCACATGTTTGTCAAAACTTTCCCTCCTGTATGTGTTCCTGTTGTGGTGGAGTTCTATGCAAATTTCAAATTTGATGGGAAGGTAGTCAAAAGTAATGTAAGGGGGTTTGAAATGGATTTTGATGCTGAGGAGCTGGAAATGCTTCTGAATATTTCTTGTTTGGGATTTGACAATTACTTGAAGAAAAAATGGACAGCCATAGACAATGATGTTTACACTGGCATTGTGGTCATTAGAAAATTCTCTCAGAAGTTTGAACTGGATGCTCCCGAGAAGGTGTACAAGACTGGTATGACTCCCTTCTAAGAGTTGTTGTTTCATTTTGTCAATTCTTGCATTCTTCAGAGGTTTGAGAGAAAGCATGAAGCTACCCTATTGGACATGGTTGTAATGGAATTGTTTGACACTAGTAGACCTATCAATCTCTCTAGCCTGATGATTTAGCATATAGCAAGAGCTGCAGACACTTCCAAGCCTAAGCATGTTATGCCTTATGGTTTCATATTAACTGGGTTATTTGACAAGCTCAACATTGCCTTGCCTGAGCTTAAGTATGGAAATCACAATGATGTTTTAGATGTTGTTACCCTCAAGCAGTATGGCTATGAGGAGATCAAGGCTAGAGGACCCACAAGATTTGTTATTCTACCTGGGAGCAACAGGGCTGCTAAGCTCAGTAAGAGATTGGAGTTGGCTGTTGAAGAGAATGCCAAACTTCGTGAAGGCAATGATGAGCTGAAAACAGAAACCAGACATCTTAGGGAAGAGCTTAGAAGAGATAGATGCCAAACAAATTGCCACTCTTGTGAAAGCATTGACCCCCTCTATCTCTCACTAATGAACATGTTCCTTCCTAGTATCCGTAGCTTCCTTTTGTTATCCAGTGATGCTTtaactttttttctttcctttgtcttagtctggtgtcacgacccaaaatccactaagggtcgtgatggcgccggacaccattgtcaggcaagccaacatcaAATAACTAGTAATTTCTCGATTTTTGATATTTCTAGatatcacttcttttatacatttagacaataaataataaatcccactgaataaataatgacACCTTTAACAATTTTGAATACTGAATAATCTCATAGGCATCccagaacccagtgtcacaagtgcatgagcaatttctagaaAACAATATAGTACAATAACCGTCCAGAATACAAATGGGACAGTAGGGAAAGTACAATACAGTGAAAGAGACTATATCAGTTGCGGGTCGCCTCGAGAGatacagctcacctaagtctctgtgtcatccatgctgctacgcccattaggccgctagaggtacatgtgcatgtgcaataaaaatgcacagcaagtatagcatgagtacaaaaataacgtgtactcagtaagtatcccacctaatctcgaagaagtagagacgagaggtcgactttgacacttactagtggtccaataatgatacaccaataatatagtaaatcaaggatttttataaacatgactATAACTCAATAAAATGAAACAAttaaacaattctttcttttataggaaatttccaaattcttttttattatttatacatttatcttaGGCCAGGGAGAACAAATATCAACATTTACAATTTCTAAGGCAAAcattacaagcatgcgcaaatcatgccgaggacatACGGCCCGATACAAttatatttaaactgtgcactgtcagagggtcgaatggcacgaaccatagatgcatctatttaatctaccgaggcgttcggcccgttccacaatagataaacacattcaaacaatcaaatcaagaattcatcaaggagcaattatTCAGGAAAAGGGCAAGTTTCTCTTCTAAAAGTCAAGGAATAATATCtaccttttagaaattcatttacacgTTCAATATGGTTTAAGCatttttaaattgacaacaaggttgcaaatattacaagtaaagcatgctcttgggccctagactacccgcacataagcataatagtagctacgcactgaccctcgtcacctcgtgcgtgcatagcccctacaaataggagcacataaccaattaattcacctatggggacaattccctcttacaaggttagaaaggagactcacctcactccgaagttccataactggCATTCCACTCCtttccgaagactcaaattgatgcacaCCATTCCAAAGCAagccaataattatgtaaacccatcaatacatgtccaattactcataataatccaatttataacaatccataaccccaatcgaaaagttgacaaaaatgccctctggcccatgtgcccggattccgaaatttttcaaagataaattttatccataacctcacgaactcaaatatgtaatttactcttaatttcatgcccaaaatcgtggtgAAAATCCGAATATACCAATTTTCTGGGTTTTCCCCTCAATCCCAAGGTTCCACCAATTTTCATGCTAAAATCTATACAAAAtaaatgtatttaactcaaaacttaCATAAACCACTTACCttatgcttggtggtgaaaatggcacctcaaaattgctccaaaatcggctccaatggaaaaaatggggttgaaatgatcccaacccccgatttaaaagaacctcactgcctccagcattcTCGCACCTGcagtcacttgaccgcttctgcggctccgcaggtgcgatccacaatccgcttttgcggtcctCTTCCAGGCCCTCAACTTCCGCATTTGCACCCTTCCTTCCGCAAGTGTGGTCCCACTTCTGCGACaagatgaccgcatctgcggtcccagcctagcCCGGTCACTCCCGCTTTTGCGGTACCAAggccgcttttgcggctccgcacctgcgaccaagacctcgcaggtgcggttacaccagatgacAGCAGGCTTCAACTCTTCCTCCCAACTCCAATTCCAtttgttaaccacccgaaatccgcCCGACGCCGccaggaccccgtccaatcacaccgaCCAGTCCCATGACATAAtgcggacttgctcgaggcctcaaatcacatcaaacaatgtcgaaatcatgaatcacaccccaattcgagctttatgaactttagaacttcaaacttctacatctGATGCCAGAAATATCAAATCTatgggtgtgcattcgaatcggtcTATCAATAAATcaaatcgattatttgttatcggtttatcgatatcggtttatcgatttcgattttgatTTCGAAtttttccttatcgagttatcgatttcgatttcgattttgtccttttcggttatcggtttatcgataaaccgataagatatactaatattttttacccttattctataataccatTTCTTTTACCCTAAGTCTCTAACCCTATTATTTTATCTACCAtatttaaggaatgatcatatttaaagctcaagggaatgaagttcaaattaatggaaaatagaattagccgtgatgatgtatttctttttatataccgttggagtgttggtgtCATACATTGGATCtcttactttagtttcgttgcatgtaCTTG
This sequence is a window from Nicotiana sylvestris chromosome 3, ASM39365v2, whole genome shotgun sequence. Protein-coding genes within it:
- the LOC138888382 gene encoding uncharacterized protein, with translation MDNHEEHNAQDIANEEEKSENEGEFGDEKESDTDDKIGEQVNDSVKVEIYSKEDDNYESGEVGKKPRKTPMKETKSVVPTGKEVAPPSRNPLTRSKRKDVDEQIIKESRSSKKPRKKASIVDPVVELDGENESALPAKSSTQKRKVAKATNTATPSARVSGGKMKEYDNYH